The Cylindrospermum stagnale PCC 7417 genome segment TTGCTCAACACTTAGTAGGCTCACCAGTATGGTCTAAATATTAGTCGTGAATCACACATACATTTGTCTGACTACTAAGAATAAATCAACGGACACAAAACGAGTATAGCTTGATTCCAGTCAGCGTGACACCTAGTTACTACTTATAATGAAAGTATTATATATTGTAAGTAATTAACTTTTTTCTGTATAGAAAATAGCGTCTGTGCTCACCCAAATTTAGCAATGATTGTTGACCATTGACTATTAATTCTCTCCCATTTAACCATTCTCCCCACAAAAATTGTGAGTAGTTGCATTTTTTTTCCAAACCTTTGTAAATCAAGCGAATCAAGCATACTTGTCTGGTTGCTAAATAATGGCTCACAATGAGAAGTAACAGATAAAAATTTAAATTTTTTCTTACATTTACCCCGCCACTCCATGACTCTCTTGCCTCCCACTCAACTGAGGAAGGTAACGGAACCACCTGCTTTTCCTACACCTTCCGCTCGTTTAACCCAGATAATTAACCGTATTCAACCGTCCCCAGAAACAGTTGTGCTATTTTTAGCCATTCTAATTGGTGGCAGCACGGGTATGGGTGTGGTCACATTTCACTACTTAATCCAGCTGACTCATGACCTAATGCTGGAAAATTTAATGGGTGAGATTGGCTTTTGGGGTGCTTGGACTTTAGCCTGCGTTCCCACCCTAGGTGGACTCATCGTTGGTTTAATGCGCTGGCGCACTCAAGACTTTGGCCCTGGACTTTCATCTCTCATCGCCGTTTCTCAAGGAACAGAGGTCAAGCGACAACTGCGACCAGTGACAAAGATGCTGGCCGCAGCTGTTTCTTTAGGTAGTGGCGCTTCTTTAGGCCCAGAGGGTCCGAGTGTAGAAATTGGCACAAATTTTGGGGTGTTGTTGTCTGATGTGCTACAAGTCTCTCAAGAGCGACAGCGTTTGCTTTTGGGTGCTGGTGCTGCGGCTGGGTTAGCCGCTGGATTTAATGCTCCCATCGCCGGAGTATTTTTTGCCCTAGAGGTAGTGATGGGAGCTACATCTTTTGCCACTTCTGCTGTGAGTGTGGTGCTACTAGCGGCGGTGGTAGCATCGTTAGTTGCTCAAATTGGTTTGGGGGCACAACCAGCTTTTACCTTACCTGTTTACCAAGTCCGCAGTCCCCTAGAATTACCCCTGTATCTTGGGTTAGGTTTAGGCGCGAGTCTAGTTTCTCTAACTTATACTGAATCAATTCGGTTAGCAAAAGCCTGCTTTGCTGGGCGGGTTCCTGGGTTTAGTTTTTTGGGACGAATTCCTCAGCCAACTCATCCAATTATTGGCGGTGTGATTGTTGGTGTAGTAGCTTTACAATACCCGCAAATTTTAGGCATCGGTTACGGTACTGTGCAGGCAATGCTTCAAGATCAGGAGTTTTCCCTGAATTTGTTAGTTGCCCTGCTGGTGGTGAAGCTACTGATGACGGCAATTAGTGCCGGTGGTGGGTTTGTCGGTGGGTTGTTTGCACCTGCGATGTTCTTGGGCGCATCTTTTGGCTCGGCTTATGCCAAAGTTCTGGCCCTAATAGCCCCGAACATTGGTGAGCAGATGGCGGCTCCCCCAGCTTATGCAATGGTGGGAATGGCTGCCGTTTTGGCTGGTAGTGTCAGAGCGCCGTTAACAGCTATTTTAATGCTGTTTGAATTAACCCGCGACTACCGCATTGTTTTACCTTTGATGGCAGCGGTGGGTTTGAGTGTGTGGCTAGTGGAACGAATTAAGCCAACCTTTAACTCCAACTCAAATCTACAACAAATTGGTCTTTCTGGGTTAAAGGACGAACAGGCGGAAATTGTGCAGCAAATTTTGGTAGAAGATGCGATGGAATCTTGTCCAAAAAAGCTGCCTGCCACCCTTGGGGTGTTAGAAGCAGCTGTAGAAATGACACGCGATCGCACAAGGAGTGCTTTAGTAATTGATGATGCCGAGCAATTAGTTGGTATTCTTTCGCTAGAGAATATTAACCGCGCCCTTTCTCTTTGGCAAAATTACCCGAATTCGCCTCCGGAAAATCCGGGTGATTTATCTAGTCAAACTCTGATAGACATTTGTACTACTGAAATCCTTTATGCTTGGCATGATGAACCTTTATCTGAGGCTTTAGACCGCATGGCTGTGCGTGGTTTACATCAGTTACCAGTGATAGAACGAGACAACCCCGATCGCATTTTGGGTTTACTAGAAAGGGAGCAAATTGCCTTAACCTGCAATTTGGCCGTCACGCGCAAAGCACTGCGCCGCTATTTACCTGTTTTACCAACAACAGATATAGTTAATAGTCATTAGTCATCGGTCAGTCGTCAGTGTCTAAGATAAATAACTGACCAATGACAACTGACGACTGACTATTGACTATATTATTAAGCTGTAGCTTCTACGGTTTCAGCACCTTCCCTATCTTCTGAGTCTACCTGCCGCAGACGAATGTGCTTTTTCCCTAAAGTGATGAGGAACTCATCACCTGGTTTGAGATTCATCTGTTTTGTATAAGCTGAACCAATCAGTAAATTACCGTTCGATTGCACACTAATTCTATAGCTAGCACTGCGTCCGCCACGACCATTGGCACTAGGCGTACTGTCTAACTGAATGCCCTCTGCATCAATTAGGGCATTTAAGAATTTCATCATATTGACGCGCTCTATCCCGTTTTTGGTAACGGTATAGTAGCCGCACTGTTTGGCTTTGTCTTCTTTGCTCTCTGCCTCTAGCTCCTTGACTTTTCTGAGTAGTTCTTCACCGACTAGGGGTTCAATTTTTTTCTGTTTAGGCATCAACTTAGGTCGAAAACGAATGTTTGAAGTGGTTGAATCGATTTTATTTTAGCTGACGTCGAGCTAATAGGAACAGAATCCTTTAGTTTTGATCTCAGCCTGAATAAGTATATTACACTCATAGGCAGAATTGTTGCGCCATTCCCAATATTTTCCCGACATTTTATAAAATAGAATCATTCTATGCTGATAGCTATATATAGTTTGTGAATTACTGCTAGACTGTACTTGTTTAAGTTTTCTAACGCAACGGGAAAAAGTTGTCTACTTGCTGAGGATCATCATTGGGACAGGGAAATATAAGCAAAGCTGATTCTTAGTTATTAGTTATTAGTCATTGGTCAGTGGCAAAACAACTGACTCTCTCCAACTGACTCTCTCCAACGGACAAATGAAACTAACGACCAGAGGACACTACAGTGTGAAGGCGTTGCTAGATTTGAGTTTACAGACAGGATATGATCCTGTATCTGTAAGAGCGATCGCTAATCGCCAAGATATCCCAGCGCCTTACCTAGAAAAGCTGCTAATAGAAATGCGTCGTGCTGGATTAGTAAAATCAATTCGTGGCAGCGTCGGCGGATACCAATTAGCACGAGAGCCTGCACAAATTTCTATAGGACAAATTTTAGAGGCAGTCGGTGAAACCGTGACTCACTTACCCCATAATGCAGCTACACCTGCACAAGCTGAAGATTGGGTAACATTTACTCTCTGGCAGAGACTCAACCAAAAACTCAAAGAAGCTTTGTACAGTATTACTCTGGCTGATCTCTATTACGATGCTCGTAGCTGGCAAGCATCACTGGGGGAAGAAGCTAGTTTTGTGGTTTAGTCATTAGTCATTAGTCATTGGCAATCATACAAATGACATCTACCATTGTTGTTTTCATCATGGCGGCAATTTTAGATTACTTCGTTGGTGATCCCTGGGGTTGGCCTCATCCAGTGCGAGTTATGGGGTGGGTAATTTCTCGCTTGAGCAAATTTTCTCAGCAATATTGTCAGAGTTCTCTAACACAGCGCCTAGCTGGAATTCTGCTAGGCTTGATCCTAATAATTGGTAGTGGGTTCTTCGGCTTTTTTATAATTCAAAGTGCCAGACGCCTGCATCCTTGGTTGGGAATTGCTTTAGAAAGCATTCTCCTCGCTAGTTGTTTTGCTCTTTCTAGTTTGCGAGCAGCAGCGACAGATGTTTTACAACCTCTCACAACAGGACATCTGGGAGAGGCTCGTCAAATTTTAAGTAATTATGTTGGTCGAGATACAGAAACCCTTTCAGAACCAGAAATCTTACGAGCCGTGCTGGAAACGGTTACAGAAAATGCGACTGATGGGGTAATGGCTCCGCTCTTTTATGCAATTGTGGGTGCGTTTGTGCCTGTTGTCGGGGCCGCTCCCCTAGCTCTAGCATATAAAGCTAGCAGTACCTTGGATTCAATGGTGGGCTATCGGGAAGCACCCTATACTTATTTAGGGTGGTTCAGTGCGCGGTTGGAAGATTGCTTAACTTGGCTTCCTTGTCGGTTAACAGTCATAACTTTGGCACTGCTATCAGCTAAACCCCTCCATGTTTGGCGAATTTGTCGCCGGGATGCACTTACCGATCCCAGTCCCAATTCTGGTTGGAGTGAGTGCGCCTATGCTGCTGTTTTGGGTGTGCAGATGGGGGGTATGAATTGGTATCGCGGAGTAGCGAAAGATAAACCACGGTTAGGAGATGCTATTAATCCCATCACGCCAACTTCTATTTACACAGCTTTGCAATTAACTCAATATTCCTTTTTACTGTGGCTGGGCGTAGCCGCTATATTATTAGTCATTCGTCATTAATTATTGGTCATTGGGGGTAATTGCTTTATTCCCCAATTCCCAATCCTCAATCCCCAATCCCCAATATTTATGTCTGCCAAAGTAGTTGAAATTTTCTCATCAGAAGAAATTCGTCGTACCTTGACTCGTCTTGCCTCTCAGATTGTGGAAAGGACACGTGATTTGTCCCAACTGGTACTCCTCGGTATTTATTCCAGAGGTGTAGTGTTAGCCGAATTATTGGCACGTCAAATTGAGACCCTCGAAGGTGTAAGCGTTTCCGTAGGAGCCTTGGATATTACATTTTATCGTGATGACCTTGACAAAATTGGCTTACGGACTCCAGCGAAAACCGAGATCTCTTTTGACCTCACAGGGAAAACGGTCGTGCTTGTGGACGATGTCATTTTCAAAGGACGGACTATTCGCGCTGCTTTAAATGCAGTTAACGAATACGGTAGACCAGAGGTGATTCGTTTAGCCGTGTTGGTAGATAGGGGGCATCGTGAGGTACCAATTCACCCAGATTTTGTGGGCAAGCAGCTGCCTACTGCTAAAGAAGAGATTGTTAAAGTGTACCTACAAGATTGGGATGGAAGAGATGGGGTGGAGTTGATTGGGGATTAACTAGGGGAAAATTCAAAAACAATTTTCTTGAGTAGTGTTAGACTTCGGCGCCAAGCGAAAAAGTGGGATGAGGCGGAAACAGAGTAACTTGGCGCCAACTGAATTTACTAAATCCTTGGAATTCATATTCAGCGATTTTAATTATGAAACTTCGTTTGATTGCCGCAATTACTGTTTTTACATTAGGTTTTCCCATCTGCGTTTTTTATCCTTCCCAAAAAGTTCTAACACAAGCACCAACGCCAACAGCAGAAGAAGCTATCACCGAGGGAGTTATTCTGAATAATCAAGGTGAATCGATAGTTTATAAAGATTTGGTTGGTTTAGATGAATTGCGAGCAGGGTTAGACTTATTTCAACGGTCGTTAGCTATTTTCAAAAAATATGGTGCTAAGGCTGGGGAAGGTAACAGCCTTGTAAATATTGGTTACGTCTATTTGCGGCAAGGAGAGTATCAAAAAGCGTTAGAGTTTCTTCAGCCAGCTTTAGCTATTCGCAGAGCAACACGCGATGGGCTACGCCCCGCTGTTCGCGATCGCTCTCAGGAATGGATACCCCTGTCCTACATGGGTGAAGTTTATGTTAATTTGGCTGACTATCCCAAGGCGCTGGAATTTTATCAACCAGCCTTAACCATTCTCAGAGAACTTAAAGCCTCCAACCCCAAGGACTCCAGCTATTCTACCAGCGAAGGAATTATGCTGGCTGATATTGGGGCGCTTTACTTTAGGTTGGGACAGTATCAAAAAGCGCAGGATTTTTATCAACAAAAGTTGGCAATGGGGAAAGCAAATAGCGATGGGCAACGCCCCACCGTAGGTGATCGCATCGGCAGTGCAGAAACACTGAATAATCTAGGTGTAGTTGCCGTCAATTTGGGTAACTATGCTCAGGCGCTGGATTTTTATCAACAAGCATTAACTACTGTTCAAGACTACTGCTATAAAGAGAAATTAACTTGCTTTTATGGTACAGAAGCAGCAATCTTAAATAATCTGGCAGGGGCTTACTTTAGCTTAGGTCAATATCCAAAATCCTTAGAATTTGCCGAAAAATCTGCAACTATTTACAAAAAATTCCGTACTGGCGAATTCAAAGGGACAACGAAAAAAGAAATCGAGTTACTTTACAATTCTCTGAGTGGAAATCCCCAAGCTTTGCAGCAAGTTGCTAGTCGCGCCAATGTCGGTGATGCTTTTGGTAAAGACTCTTTTCAGTTCCAAGGTGAAGCGCTAAACCTGAATAACATCGGGCAAATTAACTTTGCTCTAGGTAAGTATGACTCTGCATTAAACTTGTATCAACAAGCTTTAAGTATATATAAAGAAAACAAATACAAACCAGGTTTGGCGGTAACGCTGAATAATATGGCGCGTGTTGACAACAATCTCGGCAAGTATGACCAAGCGATAGAGTTGAATCAACAAGCTTTAGCTAATTATAGAGAAATAGGCGATCGCACTGGTGAAGGCGTAACCATTAGCAGTTTAGGACAAACCTACCAGAAACAAAGTCAGTATGACTTGGCTTTGGGGCTTTATCAACAAGCTTTAGCAATGCATCGAGAAGTTAGCGATCAAGTCAGTGAAGCCGCAACACTTAAATTTCTCGGAGATGTGCTATTTGCACAAAATCAGCCGCAATTAGCAGTCACTTTTTACAAACAATCAGTAAATGTGACAGAGAAGATTCGTCAAAAATTGCGCGTTGTCCCTCTTGATATTCAACAATCCTACACCGATACTGTTGCCGAAAGATATCGCCGACTTGCTGACTTAATGCTCAAGCGAAATCGTGCAGCGGAAGCGCAAGAAGTGCTAGATTTGCTAAAAATCCAAGAAATGAGAGATTTTCTCGATAATAGGCGGGGAAATCCGCAGCAAACAACAGTCAATTCCCAAGAGAATAATTCTCTCAGCAATCGAGGTGCAAATCCGCAGAAAGCAACAGTTAATTCCCAGCAACCGCAAACATTAACTTTACTACCACAAGAGCAACAGATTTCTCAAAAATATAGTGTTATTCAAGATAAAGTGATTACCCTGGGTAAAGAACTCACAAACCTCCGGAAAATTTCCCCAAAAAGCCGCACGTCTATTCAAGAAAAACGGATTGCCGAATTAGTCAAACTTGAGCAAGAAGCTACTGCTGAGTTTAACAAATTTATCAAAAGCCCCTCTGTAGTAGCGCTAGTAAAACAAATATCAGAAACATCGGCACAGGAAAATTTGAATTTACGACAGCTAAATTCCCTTCGGGATAATTTGCGGCAGTTAAACCAAAAAGCAGTATTACTTTACCCGTTGGTTTTAGATGATAGATTAGAGTTATTAATAGTCACTGCTGATGCACCACCAATTCATCGCACAGTACCAGTTAAAAAAGAAGAATTAGAGCGGGTAATTCTTGAGTTTAGACAAGCAATACAAGTTCCTTATAAAAACAGTAAAATTCCGGCTAATCAATTGTACAATTGGCTAATTAAGCCAATAGAAAATGACTTGGCGCAAGCCGATACCAAAACAATTATCTACGCTCCAGATGGCAAATTAAGATATATTCCCTTAGCAGCATTATACGATGGCAAAAATTGGTTAGTGCAGCGTTTTTCAATCAATAATATTACTGCTGCCAGCCTGACAAAAATAGACCACCAGCCCCAAAAATCTCTGCAAACTTTAGCTGCGGCTTTTACCAAAGGTGATTACACAGTAAAACTAGCCCAGCGTCAAGAAAGTTTTAGCGGTTTAGAGTTTGCTAAAGTTGAAGTAGAAAACTTGGCAAAGACAATTCCCGGAACAAAGATACTTTTAGATAAAGAGTTCAGTCCCCAAGTCACAATTCCCCAAATGAATGATTACAAAATTGTGCATTTGGCAACTCACGGAATGCTTGTTAGTGGAGATCCAGAAGATTCATTTATTATGTTTGGTGATGGGGAACGTGTGACTCTGCGAAATATAGAAAATTGGTCTTTACCAAATGTAGATTTAGTAGTATTGAGCGCTTGTCAAACTGGTTTAGGTAACAAATTAGGTAATGGGCAAGAAATCCTCGGTTTAGGATATCAGATCCAACTAACAGGAGCAAAGGCATCTATGGCTTCATTGTGGTCTGTTTCTGATGGGGGAACGCAAGCTTTAATGAATGGATTTTATACAGCATTAAAATCAGGAAATACTACAAAATCAGAAGCTTTACAAAAAGCGCAAATTGCCTTAATAACAGGTGATAAATCAATACTAATTAAAAAGCCAGGTCTATCAGTAGGGGAAAGCAACGATAATAATAGTCAATTTAGCCATCCCTATTATTGGGCATCCTTTATTTTGATTGGGAATGGGTTATAGTTCAGTTTAAGCCTGCCTTTTTAACTAAAGCTGAAGCCCGCAATCTCAATAATAGCATAGTGCCACCTGTGAAGAAGATACCAAGTAACAGGTTTTTCAGGCTGATACTCTTGCCGCTATCACTTACCAAAATACTTTCTAGAATCAAAGAAGGTAGTAATATCCCACTAGGGAGTAATAACCGATAAAAACTTAACTGTTTTTTTGCCAGAGTAGTTAGGAGCATCAAGCACAGTCCTAGAGGGATAAAATTTAGCCCATAGTAAAAAAAATTCTGCTTTTTTGGAATCAAGTCCAGTAAATTCAAAGAGTAATAATTCTCTAATTTGTCTACGTAAACTTGGAGGGTTGCTTTAAAATAAGTAATGACTATGTGATGTTGGTCAGTGTCTGTAAAAATATCAGGAATAGTGAATTTAAAATCTGCCGCGTTTTCTCCAGTTATTGGTGTTCGTAACCTTAACTCCAAGTTGGTTTCCTGCTGCCCTAGGGTAAAATTACGACGCAGAAGATTACCTGAAAGTGAAATTATACGTGCAGGGCCAGTCTGGGCTGTATTTGTAGTAGCAACAATCGTACTGATCGTAAATTGAGAAGTTTCACGTATTCTTCTGTTCAAAGATGTAGCAGAATCGGCGGTTTTTAGCCAATGCTTGGAACTCAAAGCAACACCTTTGACATCTTCAATCTTAGGGAATGTTCCTTGTGGCAATAGTTCGGTTAGTGTCCCAGTACGATCCTGAAATTTTTCTTTACCAGTTAATTGATAGGAAGCTATCAGAGAACTTCGGTTATTATCTAAATAATTTCTGGTGTTAAATAATTTTAATACTTCATTTTTAGAAATTGCTCTATCAGCAATATTTACTTCCAAAATATATCCCTGCCATGGTCTATCACCTGTTTGCTCATTGCCGAGTAGCAGCGGATATTTTAGACTCCAATTATTAAGATTGGTCGCAGTTTGCCAGTTAATTGAAATTAAAAACGATAGGAATATGTATCCAATAAAAAGTAGTGTTATTTTTTGAATAGAGCTACTAGTTCTAGTGTTCTCTATACAGGTCAAGATATATAAAAAGCTTTGTGAACTCCATATATAAAAACAAATTATCCCGACAATTCCACCTATGGTATTATTAACAATATCGGCAGGAGTAGGTAATCTTGAAGGCAAGAATACTTGGAGAATTTCAACTATTGATGATATGCCAGTACTGACAAATATCACTATTAATAATTTAATTTTTAATTTCATCCTTATTCTCTGTAAGAAAGCGGTGAAACTGAAACCAAAAGGCATAAACAATAAAATATTGTTTACTAAGTCATTAAAGGAACTAGCATTGTCAAAACTTGCAATAATTGCTTGTAGAGAAAGACTTTCTGGAAAGGAAAAATTAAAAGGATAAAGTGTAGCTATTAGCACAAGTAAAATGCTAATAATTACCACGATTAAATTTATCATGAGTACTGTTTTATGCAAATTAAATATTTGTGTAATAATTTTGCGTCGATTCATAAGTACTTATGTTATTTCTGTTATAAAAATTTTCTGTTGTGAAGCATACAAATTCATATTTACTGAAAGATTTACATGATCAGGTTTAAACCACTGTAATGATATAACTACTTCCAGCTATTTTCAGTTAAATGAAACATATACCATCTATTCAAACCTGCGTAGCAAAAACACATGAATCTTTTCTTGCTGTAAGTTTGTTCCCGTTCTAAAAATATTTAGAGAGTGTTTGAACAGTCATTAAGTTTACCTAGAAAACTCGCTTCCATTCCTCTCCCCTAAAAATGTAGAGACGTTGCATGCAACGTCTCTACACTCCCCATTCCAGTTAA includes the following:
- a CDS encoding chloride channel protein — protein: MTLLPPTQLRKVTEPPAFPTPSARLTQIINRIQPSPETVVLFLAILIGGSTGMGVVTFHYLIQLTHDLMLENLMGEIGFWGAWTLACVPTLGGLIVGLMRWRTQDFGPGLSSLIAVSQGTEVKRQLRPVTKMLAAAVSLGSGASLGPEGPSVEIGTNFGVLLSDVLQVSQERQRLLLGAGAAAGLAAGFNAPIAGVFFALEVVMGATSFATSAVSVVLLAAVVASLVAQIGLGAQPAFTLPVYQVRSPLELPLYLGLGLGASLVSLTYTESIRLAKACFAGRVPGFSFLGRIPQPTHPIIGGVIVGVVALQYPQILGIGYGTVQAMLQDQEFSLNLLVALLVVKLLMTAISAGGGFVGGLFAPAMFLGASFGSAYAKVLALIAPNIGEQMAAPPAYAMVGMAAVLAGSVRAPLTAILMLFELTRDYRIVLPLMAAVGLSVWLVERIKPTFNSNSNLQQIGLSGLKDEQAEIVQQILVEDAMESCPKKLPATLGVLEAAVEMTRDRTRSALVIDDAEQLVGILSLENINRALSLWQNYPNSPPENPGDLSSQTLIDICTTEILYAWHDEPLSEALDRMAVRGLHQLPVIERDNPDRILGLLEREQIALTCNLAVTRKALRRYLPVLPTTDIVNSH
- a CDS encoding AbrB family transcriptional regulator — protein: MPKQKKIEPLVGEELLRKVKELEAESKEDKAKQCGYYTVTKNGIERVNMMKFLNALIDAEGIQLDSTPSANGRGGRSASYRISVQSNGNLLIGSAYTKQMNLKPGDEFLITLGKKHIRLRQVDSEDREGAETVEATA
- a CDS encoding Rrf2 family transcriptional regulator, whose translation is MKLTTRGHYSVKALLDLSLQTGYDPVSVRAIANRQDIPAPYLEKLLIEMRRAGLVKSIRGSVGGYQLAREPAQISIGQILEAVGETVTHLPHNAATPAQAEDWVTFTLWQRLNQKLKEALYSITLADLYYDARSWQASLGEEASFVV
- the cbiB gene encoding adenosylcobinamide-phosphate synthase CbiB, which produces MTSTIVVFIMAAILDYFVGDPWGWPHPVRVMGWVISRLSKFSQQYCQSSLTQRLAGILLGLILIIGSGFFGFFIIQSARRLHPWLGIALESILLASCFALSSLRAAATDVLQPLTTGHLGEARQILSNYVGRDTETLSEPEILRAVLETVTENATDGVMAPLFYAIVGAFVPVVGAAPLALAYKASSTLDSMVGYREAPYTYLGWFSARLEDCLTWLPCRLTVITLALLSAKPLHVWRICRRDALTDPSPNSGWSECAYAAVLGVQMGGMNWYRGVAKDKPRLGDAINPITPTSIYTALQLTQYSFLLWLGVAAILLVIRH
- the pyrR gene encoding bifunctional pyr operon transcriptional regulator/uracil phosphoribosyltransferase PyrR — translated: MSAKVVEIFSSEEIRRTLTRLASQIVERTRDLSQLVLLGIYSRGVVLAELLARQIETLEGVSVSVGALDITFYRDDLDKIGLRTPAKTEISFDLTGKTVVLVDDVIFKGRTIRAALNAVNEYGRPEVIRLAVLVDRGHREVPIHPDFVGKQLPTAKEEIVKVYLQDWDGRDGVELIGD
- a CDS encoding CHAT domain-containing protein; the protein is MKLRLIAAITVFTLGFPICVFYPSQKVLTQAPTPTAEEAITEGVILNNQGESIVYKDLVGLDELRAGLDLFQRSLAIFKKYGAKAGEGNSLVNIGYVYLRQGEYQKALEFLQPALAIRRATRDGLRPAVRDRSQEWIPLSYMGEVYVNLADYPKALEFYQPALTILRELKASNPKDSSYSTSEGIMLADIGALYFRLGQYQKAQDFYQQKLAMGKANSDGQRPTVGDRIGSAETLNNLGVVAVNLGNYAQALDFYQQALTTVQDYCYKEKLTCFYGTEAAILNNLAGAYFSLGQYPKSLEFAEKSATIYKKFRTGEFKGTTKKEIELLYNSLSGNPQALQQVASRANVGDAFGKDSFQFQGEALNLNNIGQINFALGKYDSALNLYQQALSIYKENKYKPGLAVTLNNMARVDNNLGKYDQAIELNQQALANYREIGDRTGEGVTISSLGQTYQKQSQYDLALGLYQQALAMHREVSDQVSEAATLKFLGDVLFAQNQPQLAVTFYKQSVNVTEKIRQKLRVVPLDIQQSYTDTVAERYRRLADLMLKRNRAAEAQEVLDLLKIQEMRDFLDNRRGNPQQTTVNSQENNSLSNRGANPQKATVNSQQPQTLTLLPQEQQISQKYSVIQDKVITLGKELTNLRKISPKSRTSIQEKRIAELVKLEQEATAEFNKFIKSPSVVALVKQISETSAQENLNLRQLNSLRDNLRQLNQKAVLLYPLVLDDRLELLIVTADAPPIHRTVPVKKEELERVILEFRQAIQVPYKNSKIPANQLYNWLIKPIENDLAQADTKTIIYAPDGKLRYIPLAALYDGKNWLVQRFSINNITAASLTKIDHQPQKSLQTLAAAFTKGDYTVKLAQRQESFSGLEFAKVEVENLAKTIPGTKILLDKEFSPQVTIPQMNDYKIVHLATHGMLVSGDPEDSFIMFGDGERVTLRNIENWSLPNVDLVVLSACQTGLGNKLGNGQEILGLGYQIQLTGAKASMASLWSVSDGGTQALMNGFYTALKSGNTTKSEALQKAQIALITGDKSILIKKPGLSVGESNDNNSQFSHPYYWASFILIGNGL
- a CDS encoding VanZ family protein, producing the protein MNRRKIITQIFNLHKTVLMINLIVVIISILLVLIATLYPFNFSFPESLSLQAIIASFDNASSFNDLVNNILLFMPFGFSFTAFLQRIRMKLKIKLLIVIFVSTGISSIVEILQVFLPSRLPTPADIVNNTIGGIVGIICFYIWSSQSFLYILTCIENTRTSSSIQKITLLFIGYIFLSFLISINWQTATNLNNWSLKYPLLLGNEQTGDRPWQGYILEVNIADRAISKNEVLKLFNTRNYLDNNRSSLIASYQLTGKEKFQDRTGTLTELLPQGTFPKIEDVKGVALSSKHWLKTADSATSLNRRIRETSQFTISTIVATTNTAQTGPARIISLSGNLLRRNFTLGQQETNLELRLRTPITGENAADFKFTIPDIFTDTDQHHIVITYFKATLQVYVDKLENYYSLNLLDLIPKKQNFFYYGLNFIPLGLCLMLLTTLAKKQLSFYRLLLPSGILLPSLILESILVSDSGKSISLKNLLLGIFFTGGTMLLLRLRASALVKKAGLN